One Psychrobacillus glaciei genomic region harbors:
- a CDS encoding NUDIX hydrolase: MEYYKELRKYVGHSPLILPGSVVLILNNKDEVLLQERAPGIFGLPGGLMELGESLEDAARREVIEETGLYVGELELCHVYSGPEYYFEVENGDTFYSVTAVYKTRDYNGDMSPDGDESISLQFFAPNNLPDGMLASYRKFIEDGLEI, from the coding sequence ATGGAATACTACAAAGAATTACGTAAATATGTTGGTCATAGCCCACTTATACTTCCGGGATCTGTTGTGCTCATTTTAAATAATAAAGATGAAGTATTACTACAAGAAAGAGCTCCCGGGATATTCGGTTTGCCTGGTGGATTAATGGAACTTGGAGAAAGCTTAGAGGATGCTGCACGAAGAGAGGTTATAGAGGAAACAGGATTATATGTCGGTGAGTTAGAATTATGTCATGTATACTCTGGACCCGAGTATTATTTTGAAGTAGAAAATGGAGATACTTTCTATTCCGTTACTGCTGTGTATAAAACAAGAGATTATAATGGAGATATGTCACCGGATGGGGATGAATCGATCAGTCTTCAATTTTTTGCCCCGAATAATTTGCCGGATGGTATGTTGGCTTCTTATCGGAAATTTATAGAGGATGGGCTTGAGATTTAA
- a CDS encoding AI-2E family transporter, translating to MANKRWFQVGVAVLLTLLIIYMFMEVKTIFSPLVIIGQTIFMPLLIGGVLFYLARPLQKWLESMKFPRWASIISVFIAIGLIGWGFYALVGPPLTKQVNSLVENTPEIVKEIGDFTKYTISQRDRLTDLPEPIQNTIKEATGKIDTIAAVAGSLLVKFVQSVFQGVFLLVLVPFFLVYMLKDHEKFAPFVAKFFKGDKKTWIRKTLSDVDDTLRSYIQGQLFVSFLVGVMLFIGYFAIGLKYALLLALFGMMMNVVPFLGPYIALVPALIIALLQEPKMAIYVAIIMLVSQQIESNFITPNVMGKSLDIHPLTVITIILAAGNIAGLWGIILGVPTYAVVKSILKNIYVHREGIKDAATESI from the coding sequence GTGGCAAATAAGCGATGGTTTCAAGTAGGTGTAGCAGTACTGCTTACGTTGTTAATAATCTATATGTTTATGGAAGTAAAAACTATTTTTTCTCCATTAGTTATTATTGGACAAACAATATTTATGCCTTTATTAATAGGCGGAGTCTTATTTTATTTAGCAAGACCATTACAAAAATGGTTAGAGTCAATGAAATTTCCGAGATGGGCTAGTATCATTTCTGTTTTCATTGCTATTGGTCTAATCGGTTGGGGATTTTATGCACTTGTAGGTCCTCCTCTTACAAAACAAGTGAACTCCCTTGTGGAAAATACACCGGAAATTGTAAAAGAAATAGGAGACTTTACAAAATACACTATTTCTCAAAGAGATAGGCTTACGGATCTTCCTGAGCCAATCCAGAATACGATAAAAGAAGCAACCGGAAAGATTGATACGATTGCAGCTGTAGCAGGTTCTCTATTAGTAAAATTTGTTCAAAGTGTGTTCCAAGGAGTATTCTTACTTGTTCTTGTTCCGTTTTTTCTTGTATATATGCTGAAGGATCATGAAAAATTTGCACCTTTTGTCGCTAAGTTTTTTAAAGGTGATAAGAAAACATGGATTCGAAAAACATTATCGGATGTTGACGATACATTACGGTCGTATATTCAAGGTCAGTTATTCGTCAGCTTTTTAGTCGGAGTAATGCTATTCATAGGATATTTTGCAATTGGGCTTAAATATGCCCTATTACTTGCATTATTCGGAATGATGATGAATGTAGTACCATTTTTAGGTCCATATATAGCCCTTGTTCCGGCCCTAATCATTGCGTTACTTCAAGAGCCCAAAATGGCCATTTATGTTGCAATTATTATGCTTGTTTCACAGCAAATTGAAAGTAACTTTATTACACCGAATGTGATGGGGAAATCATTAGATATCCATCCACTAACCGTTATTACGATTATTTTAGCAGCAGGAAATATTGCTGGGTTATGGGGAATTATTTTAGGTGTTCCAACTTATGCAGTAGTGAAATCAATCTTAAAAAATATTTACGTACATCGTGAAGGAATAAAGGATGCTGCTACAGAATCCATATAG
- a CDS encoding PH domain-containing protein, whose product MTFKSKRDRTFIILIMVASVLIALATLLPMVIELFFMEAPDMNAVWITLVLFLLCEGFILWVSLDIEYTFKEDYLFVRGGLFRSKIPFEDITKVNPTSNILFGYRILSSTDALEIQYKKAIMGSIIISPENRENFLKVLLEKAPHIHFVK is encoded by the coding sequence ATGACGTTTAAATCCAAGAGAGATCGGACTTTTATCATCCTTATCATGGTAGCCAGTGTTCTAATTGCATTGGCAACCCTTTTGCCGATGGTAATTGAATTATTTTTTATGGAAGCACCTGATATGAACGCCGTTTGGATAACGCTTGTACTTTTTCTACTATGTGAAGGATTTATTTTATGGGTTTCTTTAGACATAGAATATACGTTTAAAGAAGATTATTTATTTGTCCGTGGTGGACTGTTCCGAAGTAAAATCCCGTTTGAGGACATAACGAAAGTGAATCCAACATCGAATATTCTCTTTGGATACCGCATTCTATCCTCAACAGATGCTTTAGAGATTCAGTATAAAAAAGCGATTATGGGAAGTATAATTATCTCACCTGAGAATCGAGAAAATTTTTTAAAGGTTTTATTAGAAAAGGCTCCACACATTCATTTTGTGAAATGA
- a CDS encoding DnaJ family domain-containing protein, whose amino-acid sequence MDNENLNKPSNDLIGDILRNYEKTGGMDNLKGKGKPLPDEYFSGDVFQHFQKIAKDAGFKPHWLKLQHEIRDELKDIAEKYASGQKNELQFRVTKVNEKIIAYNKTCPPPMQKGTIRLESIEAASNRW is encoded by the coding sequence ATGGATAATGAAAATTTAAATAAACCAAGTAACGATTTAATCGGAGACATATTAAGGAATTATGAAAAGACTGGTGGCATGGATAATTTAAAGGGCAAAGGTAAGCCGCTGCCAGATGAATATTTTTCGGGAGACGTATTTCAACACTTTCAAAAAATCGCAAAAGACGCAGGATTCAAGCCGCATTGGTTAAAGTTGCAGCATGAGATTCGCGATGAATTAAAAGACATTGCCGAGAAATACGCAAGCGGTCAAAAAAACGAGTTGCAATTCCGAGTAACGAAAGTAAATGAAAAGATTATTGCATATAATAAAACATGTCCACCTCCAATGCAAAAAGGAACGATCAGATTAGAATCAATCGAAGCAGCAAGTAATAGGTGGTAA
- a CDS encoding biotin transporter BioY translates to MRNERLKMMIVAALFAAIIAVAAQTMINIPPVPFTLMTIAVMLTVTILGKKFGTIAVTIYVLMGVIGIPVFAGMTSGLGIIIGPTGGYLIAIIPAALFIGWYLEKLGYTKVHAIIANIIAVFIILIIGAIWLKFVAALPWDGAFKGGMLPFILPDLAKAIVAALLAVIIRTRLVTAKLL, encoded by the coding sequence ATGAGAAATGAACGATTGAAAATGATGATTGTAGCTGCGCTATTCGCTGCAATTATTGCGGTTGCAGCACAGACTATGATTAATATACCACCAGTACCGTTTACGTTAATGACGATTGCAGTCATGCTAACAGTAACTATTCTTGGGAAAAAATTTGGCACTATAGCAGTGACTATCTATGTATTGATGGGAGTAATTGGTATACCTGTTTTTGCAGGAATGACGAGTGGATTAGGAATTATTATAGGCCCAACCGGTGGATATCTCATAGCCATTATACCTGCCGCTTTATTTATAGGGTGGTATCTTGAAAAACTTGGATATACAAAAGTGCATGCAATTATTGCGAATATAATCGCAGTTTTTATAATATTAATTATTGGAGCAATTTGGTTAAAGTTTGTAGCAGCACTTCCTTGGGATGGGGCTTTTAAAGGAGGTATGCTCCCATTTATCTTGCCAGATCTTGCAAAAGCGATCGTTGCCGCATTGTTAGCAGTTATCATTAGAACTCGTTTAGTCACTGCAAAATTATTATAA
- a CDS encoding DUF3243 domain-containing protein: MGNKIEERVENKLNSIGTEEKEEILKNFSSFKSYLAGKVTAGEKMGLSEEVLAKATEKVAGYLAKHEEPRNREQYLLQELWKNGDKEQQHALSHMLLNMVKNE; this comes from the coding sequence TTGGGAAACAAAATAGAGGAACGCGTTGAGAATAAGTTAAATAGTATCGGTACAGAAGAAAAAGAAGAAATCTTAAAGAACTTTTCTTCTTTTAAGTCCTATTTGGCAGGCAAAGTAACTGCTGGAGAAAAAATGGGCTTAAGTGAAGAGGTATTAGCAAAAGCAACAGAAAAAGTGGCTGGCTATTTAGCGAAGCATGAAGAACCACGAAATCGCGAACAATATCTTCTGCAAGAGTTATGGAAAAATGGAGACAAAGAGCAACAACATGCACTTAGCCATATGCTCTTAAACATGGTTAAGAATGAATAA
- a CDS encoding NAD(P)-dependent malic enzyme — translation MDLKTQALNMHRSYKGKMEMISKVPIESMVDLSLAYSPGVAEPCLEIKNNPSTIYDYTMKGNLVGIVTDGTAVLGLGDIGPKAALPVMEGKAILLKRFANVDAFPICLDTKDIDEIVQIVKALSPTFGAINLEDISAPRCFEIEDRLRQELNIPVFHDDQHGTAIVVGAGLQNAVKIVQKEISLLKVVINGAGAAGMAILRILQQLGYQQIIMCDSTGIIYEGREEGMNPIKEAIASTTNPLGLKGSLKDAMDEADVFIGVSVANLLTREMIDAMKVNPIIFALANPNPEIAYDLAKEWGVRVIATGRSDHPNQVNNVLAFPGIFRGALDVRATDINEEMKLAAVQAIASLIEESELREDYIIPDAFDERVVSAVAKAVSDAAIKSGVSVLFQQELKEV, via the coding sequence ATGGATTTAAAGACACAAGCATTAAATATGCATCGAAGCTATAAAGGGAAAATGGAGATGATTTCAAAGGTTCCTATAGAAAGTATGGTAGATTTGAGTTTAGCTTATTCGCCTGGAGTGGCAGAACCTTGTTTGGAAATAAAAAATAATCCTTCTACCATTTATGACTATACGATGAAAGGTAATCTGGTAGGAATTGTGACAGATGGGACAGCCGTTTTAGGATTGGGTGATATCGGACCAAAAGCAGCTTTACCTGTAATGGAAGGCAAGGCAATTTTATTAAAAAGATTTGCGAATGTCGACGCTTTTCCAATTTGTTTAGATACAAAAGATATAGATGAGATTGTGCAAATTGTAAAAGCATTAAGCCCGACATTTGGAGCGATAAATTTAGAAGATATTTCAGCTCCTCGATGTTTTGAAATTGAAGACCGTCTTCGTCAAGAACTAAATATACCGGTATTTCATGATGATCAGCATGGAACAGCTATTGTAGTTGGGGCAGGACTGCAAAATGCAGTAAAGATTGTTCAGAAAGAGATTTCTTTATTAAAAGTAGTGATTAATGGTGCTGGAGCTGCAGGAATGGCTATCTTAAGAATTCTTCAACAACTTGGGTATCAACAAATTATTATGTGTGATTCAACAGGAATTATTTATGAGGGTCGTGAAGAAGGAATGAACCCAATTAAAGAAGCTATTGCGAGTACTACGAATCCGCTCGGTTTAAAGGGATCATTAAAAGATGCAATGGATGAAGCTGATGTATTTATCGGTGTTTCTGTAGCTAATCTTTTAACGAGAGAAATGATTGATGCGATGAAAGTTAATCCTATCATTTTTGCTTTAGCAAATCCGAATCCTGAAATCGCGTATGATTTAGCGAAAGAGTGGGGTGTCAGAGTTATTGCGACTGGACGTTCTGATCATCCGAACCAAGTGAATAATGTTTTAGCTTTTCCAGGAATTTTCAGAGGAGCACTAGATGTACGAGCAACGGATATTAACGAGGAAATGAAGCTAGCTGCCGTTCAAGCAATTGCTTCACTTATTGAAGAGAGTGAACTTCGAGAAGACTACATCATTCCGGATGCATTTGATGAAAGAGTAGTAAGTGCGGTTGCAAAAGCCGTTAGTGATGCTGCAATTAAATCGGGTGTCTCGGTTTTATTTCAACAAGAATTGAAAGAAGTATAA
- a CDS encoding DUF6054 family protein — MDVREFYVSLSPKAALDILQESIVQGSISGAIVDVYERVVGEQQVIVCVLEKYYMRTSNRASLTITIDNLENNTKVHAASSGAGQGVFLRFDWGAGGSFVNNVEKALEEYRI, encoded by the coding sequence ATGGACGTACGCGAATTTTATGTTTCATTATCACCAAAAGCAGCGCTGGACATTTTGCAAGAGTCTATCGTACAAGGAAGTATTTCGGGAGCAATTGTAGACGTGTATGAACGTGTTGTTGGCGAGCAGCAAGTCATTGTATGTGTTTTAGAAAAGTATTATATGCGTACAAGTAATCGTGCTTCATTAACTATCACAATTGACAACTTGGAGAATAATACGAAAGTGCACGCCGCTTCATCCGGTGCAGGGCAAGGCGTATTTCTTCGCTTCGACTGGGGAGCGGGAGGAAGTTTTGTAAATAATGTGGAAAAAGCGCTAGAAGAATATAGAATATAA
- a CDS encoding DMT family transporter, translating into MREILLGVLASLFFAVTFILNRSMEMSGGSWLWSSSLRYFFMVPFLFIIVFYRKGLSTTFKELKTAPFPWLVWSFVGFVLFYAPLTFAAAYGPGWLISGMWQFTIVAGVLLAPLFTLKIENRIMKQKIPIVSLFISLVILIGIILIQIPNTESVHMNMIFLGILPVIVASFAYPLGNRKMMGHLEGRLDTFQRVLGMTIASMPSWILLAIYAIFTVGLPSLAQVVQSLIVAISSGVVATILFFMATDRVRNHQGKLAAVEATQSTEIIFVIIGEMFLLHVPLPAPIALIGLGVIILGMFLHSYYTKVLNTKKALKTK; encoded by the coding sequence GTGCGCGAAATTTTACTTGGTGTTTTAGCCTCATTATTTTTTGCGGTAACCTTTATACTTAATCGTTCAATGGAAATGTCGGGAGGAAGCTGGCTTTGGAGCTCTTCCCTCCGATATTTTTTTATGGTCCCTTTTTTATTCATCATTGTCTTTTATAGAAAAGGTTTATCTACAACGTTTAAGGAATTAAAAACTGCTCCTTTTCCTTGGCTAGTTTGGAGCTTCGTTGGTTTTGTGCTATTTTACGCACCACTAACTTTTGCGGCTGCTTACGGACCAGGCTGGCTAATATCAGGGATGTGGCAGTTTACAATTGTAGCAGGTGTTCTCCTTGCACCATTATTCACGCTGAAAATCGAGAATCGAATTATGAAACAAAAGATTCCAATTGTCTCTCTTTTTATATCGCTTGTTATTTTAATAGGAATCATTCTTATACAAATTCCAAATACAGAATCAGTTCATATGAACATGATCTTTTTAGGGATCCTACCTGTAATCGTTGCATCATTTGCTTATCCGTTAGGAAATCGGAAAATGATGGGACATTTAGAAGGTAGGCTAGATACATTTCAGCGCGTTTTAGGCATGACCATTGCTTCGATGCCTTCTTGGATCTTATTGGCAATATATGCGATTTTCACGGTTGGCTTACCTTCCTTAGCTCAAGTTGTTCAATCTTTAATTGTCGCTATCAGCTCCGGAGTTGTCGCAACCATTTTATTCTTTATGGCAACGGATCGTGTTCGGAATCATCAAGGTAAACTTGCGGCGGTAGAAGCAACCCAGTCCACTGAAATTATTTTCGTTATTATTGGCGAAATGTTTTTGCTCCATGTTCCTTTGCCAGCACCAATTGCACTAATTGGCCTTGGCGTTATTATTCTAGGAATGTTTTTACATAGTTACTATACGAAAGTTTTGAATACGAAAAAGGCCTTGAAAACCAAATAA
- the pepT gene encoding peptidase T, producing the protein MKETLIERLTRYAKIDTQSDAASITCPTTAGQWDLLHVLEKELAEVGLEEITLDENGYLFATLPSNTEKDLPTIGFLAHVDTATDYTGKNVNPQRIDNYDGQDITLNASTVMTVKDFPELKNYVGHTLLTTDGTTLLGADDKAGIAIIMTAMEYFIQNPEVKHGKIRVAFTPDEEIGRGPHKFDVEAFGAKFAYTMDGGPLGELQFESFNAAGVKVVTNGTSVHPGSAKGKMVNSITIATKFQSHMPTDSVPEKTDGYEGFIHLMNFNGDVEKTELSYIIRDHDREKFEAKKQLFLDTAAKVNAECGEDAVSVELIDQYYNMGEKITPVMEIVDVARDVMVSLDIEPLIIPVRGGTDGSQLSYMGMPTPNVFTGGENYHGKYEFISVDVMEKATEVVKGIIQSFEKQA; encoded by the coding sequence ATGAAAGAAACATTAATCGAGCGTTTAACACGCTACGCAAAAATAGACACACAATCAGATGCAGCAAGTATTACTTGTCCAACGACTGCTGGACAATGGGATTTGCTTCATGTATTAGAAAAAGAATTAGCTGAAGTAGGGTTGGAAGAAATCACTTTAGATGAAAACGGTTATTTATTTGCTACATTGCCTTCCAATACTGAAAAAGATCTTCCGACAATTGGATTTTTGGCACATGTTGATACTGCAACGGATTACACAGGTAAAAATGTAAATCCTCAACGTATCGATAACTATGACGGACAAGATATCACTCTAAATGCATCGACTGTGATGACTGTGAAAGATTTTCCAGAACTTAAAAATTACGTTGGACATACACTTTTGACAACGGATGGTACTACACTTTTAGGTGCCGACGATAAAGCAGGTATCGCGATTATTATGACGGCAATGGAATACTTCATTCAAAATCCAGAAGTAAAACACGGAAAAATTCGTGTTGCATTTACTCCAGATGAAGAAATCGGACGTGGTCCACATAAATTTGACGTGGAAGCATTTGGCGCAAAGTTTGCTTATACGATGGATGGAGGTCCACTTGGCGAATTGCAATTTGAAAGCTTCAATGCAGCGGGTGTTAAAGTTGTAACGAATGGCACAAGCGTGCATCCCGGTTCTGCAAAAGGAAAAATGGTGAACTCTATTACAATAGCTACAAAATTCCAATCCCATATGCCAACAGACTCGGTTCCCGAAAAAACAGATGGCTATGAAGGGTTTATCCATTTGATGAATTTTAATGGTGATGTGGAGAAAACAGAACTTAGCTATATAATTCGTGATCATGATCGTGAAAAATTTGAAGCGAAAAAGCAATTATTCCTAGATACTGCAGCAAAAGTTAATGCAGAATGCGGTGAAGATGCTGTTTCGGTTGAATTAATTGACCAGTACTATAATATGGGTGAAAAAATTACACCTGTTATGGAAATTGTAGATGTAGCAAGAGATGTAATGGTTTCATTAGATATCGAACCACTTATCATTCCAGTTCGCGGCGGTACGGATGGATCTCAGCTTTCTTACATGGGAATGCCTACTCCAAACGTGTTTACAGGTGGAGAAAATTATCACGGGAAATATGAATTCATCTCAGTAGACGTGATGGAAAAAGCAACGGAAGTCGTTAAAGGCATTATCCAATCGTTCGAAAAACAAGCTTAA
- a CDS encoding lysoplasmalogenase, whose protein sequence is MWKKIISIFTVVMAIIYIFFIPADPVSTKIIFKLIPMLLIILLAFKQSAGESKKYKILIMTGLFICMLADGLIYWFIVGLITFLIGHIWYIVAFRHIKTATIPKRAAVLLIVYGIAMAIWIAGTLWTSGETILAFAVILYIVVILLMGWNAFQTANKLAIIGAILFMFSDSVLAINRFIVDVPFSDALIMISYYGAQFLFAYSIHTYYSANRKNLLK, encoded by the coding sequence ATGTGGAAAAAGATTATTAGCATTTTTACAGTGGTTATGGCAATTATTTATATTTTCTTCATTCCAGCGGATCCAGTATCCACAAAAATAATATTTAAACTTATCCCAATGCTATTGATTATTTTGCTTGCATTTAAGCAATCTGCTGGAGAGTCCAAAAAATATAAAATACTTATTATGACTGGACTATTTATATGTATGCTTGCGGATGGTTTAATTTATTGGTTTATTGTTGGCCTTATTACATTTTTAATCGGGCATATTTGGTATATCGTTGCGTTCCGTCATATTAAAACGGCAACTATTCCAAAGCGGGCTGCGGTACTTCTGATTGTGTATGGAATTGCTATGGCTATCTGGATTGCCGGAACTCTTTGGACTAGTGGAGAAACTATTTTAGCTTTTGCAGTTATCCTTTATATTGTCGTTATTTTGTTAATGGGCTGGAATGCTTTTCAAACAGCTAATAAATTAGCGATTATTGGTGCCATTTTATTTATGTTTTCGGATTCAGTGCTTGCCATTAATCGATTTATTGTAGATGTTCCTTTTTCGGATGCCCTTATTATGATTTCCTATTACGGAGCACAGTTCTTATTTGCTTATAGTATTCATACCTATTATTCCGCAAATCGAAAGAATCTGTTAAAATAA
- a CDS encoding RDD family protein, whose product MQNPAGFWIRFAASLLDSLIIGIPLAIISYLLAGDWEETPITSFGNILYTLIVPVLWYGFTIGKKMLGIRIAKVDGSKLGYGAMILRVVVGGLVYIFTFGIGLIVSAFMVGLLKDNRAIHDLIAGTYVTYNSLEQ is encoded by the coding sequence ATGCAGAATCCTGCCGGTTTTTGGATACGATTTGCTGCAAGCCTTCTAGATAGTTTAATTATCGGGATTCCATTAGCTATTATTAGCTATCTTCTTGCTGGTGATTGGGAGGAAACACCGATTACTAGCTTTGGAAATATCTTATATACTTTAATTGTTCCCGTTTTATGGTATGGGTTTACGATTGGAAAGAAGATGTTAGGTATCCGAATTGCCAAAGTAGATGGCTCGAAGCTCGGTTATGGAGCAATGATTTTGCGCGTAGTAGTTGGTGGTCTTGTATATATTTTCACTTTTGGAATCGGATTGATTGTTAGTGCGTTCATGGTAGGTCTCCTTAAAGATAACCGGGCAATTCACGATTTAATTGCCGGGACTTATGTAACTTACAATTCACTAGAACAATAA
- a CDS encoding M3 family oligoendopeptidase, protein MVTFKDYEYKRPNLDEDKVKFHEALTKFKEAASVEEQSTTIEELNALRNDFSTQANLVYIRASIDTNDEYYQKERDYFDEVSPEVEELVTEYYKALVASPFRNELEEKWGSQLFDLADFQIKAFSSEVISLMQKENKLASDYSKLVASAQVEFNGETLTLAQLGPYSESTDRDVRKKAMETRSSFFQEHEAKFDNIYDQLVKVRHEIATKLGYKNFVELGYIRMNRIDYNAEMVKKFRDQVRDFIVPVATKLYERQAKRIGIDELKFYDESLKFLTGNATPQGSPEWIVDNGKKMYEELSPETAEFFQFMIDRDLMDLVAKKGKESGGYCTFIDNYESPYIFSNFNGTSGDIDVLTHEAGHAFQVFTSRNIGIPEYVWPTFESCEIHSMSMEFFTWPWMELFFKEQTDKYKFAHLSSGLLFLPYGVAVDEFQHVVYENPEMTPAERKAAWKKIEEIYLPHRDYEGNSYLEAGGFWQRQGHIYASPFYYIDYTLAQICAFQFWKRSREDHEGAWKDYLHLCQLGGSKSFTKLVADANLISPFEEGCVESVIGSIEEYLNSVDDSAL, encoded by the coding sequence TTGGTAACATTTAAAGATTATGAATATAAACGCCCAAATTTAGACGAAGACAAAGTAAAGTTTCATGAGGCTTTAACGAAGTTTAAGGAAGCAGCTTCTGTAGAAGAGCAAAGTACAACGATTGAAGAACTGAATGCACTTCGCAATGATTTTTCAACGCAGGCTAATTTGGTATATATTCGGGCATCCATTGATACGAATGATGAATATTATCAAAAAGAAAGAGATTACTTTGATGAAGTAAGTCCAGAAGTTGAAGAGCTTGTTACGGAATATTACAAAGCACTTGTCGCTTCTCCTTTCCGAAATGAATTAGAAGAAAAATGGGGTAGCCAGCTATTTGACCTTGCTGATTTTCAAATAAAAGCCTTTTCTTCTGAAGTAATTTCTTTAATGCAGAAGGAAAACAAATTAGCTTCTGACTATTCGAAGCTCGTTGCTTCTGCACAAGTAGAATTTAACGGGGAAACTTTGACTCTTGCCCAACTTGGACCATATTCAGAATCGACAGATCGAGATGTGCGTAAGAAGGCAATGGAAACAAGATCTAGTTTCTTCCAGGAACATGAAGCAAAGTTCGATAATATTTATGATCAGCTTGTAAAAGTTCGTCATGAAATTGCAACTAAACTAGGATATAAAAACTTCGTGGAGCTTGGCTATATTCGTATGAATCGTATCGATTATAATGCCGAAATGGTGAAAAAATTCCGTGATCAAGTACGTGATTTTATCGTGCCTGTTGCAACAAAGTTATACGAACGCCAAGCGAAGCGTATTGGAATCGATGAATTAAAATTTTACGATGAGTCACTTAAATTCTTAACCGGAAATGCTACACCACAAGGATCTCCTGAGTGGATTGTGGATAATGGTAAAAAGATGTATGAAGAGTTATCACCTGAAACGGCTGAGTTCTTCCAGTTTATGATTGACCGTGATTTGATGGATTTAGTAGCGAAGAAAGGGAAGGAATCTGGAGGATATTGTACATTCATCGATAATTATGAATCTCCGTATATTTTCTCTAACTTTAATGGAACATCTGGAGATATCGATGTGTTAACACATGAAGCAGGTCACGCATTCCAAGTGTTTACGAGCCGCAATATTGGAATTCCTGAGTACGTTTGGCCGACATTTGAATCATGTGAAATACACTCGATGAGTATGGAATTTTTCACATGGCCATGGATGGAATTATTCTTTAAAGAGCAAACAGACAAATATAAATTCGCACATTTAAGCAGCGGACTTCTGTTCTTGCCTTATGGGGTCGCAGTGGATGAATTCCAACATGTCGTGTATGAAAATCCGGAAATGACTCCTGCTGAACGTAAAGCTGCCTGGAAAAAAATCGAGGAAATTTATTTACCTCATCGTGATTATGAAGGAAATAGTTACTTAGAAGCAGGTGGCTTCTGGCAACGTCAAGGGCATATCTATGCTAGCCCATTCTATTATATTGACTACACATTAGCTCAAATTTGTGCATTCCAATTTTGGAAGCGTTCAAGAGAAGATCACGAAGGGGCTTGGAAGGATTATTTACACCTTTGTCAGTTAGGCGGCTCAAAATCTTTTACTAAATTAGTAGCGGATGCAAACTTAATATCTCCATTTGAAGAAGGCTGTGTGGAATCGGTTATTGGTTCGATAGAAGAATATTTGAATAGTGTGGATGACTCTGCTCTATAA